The following are encoded in a window of Spea bombifrons isolate aSpeBom1 chromosome 2, aSpeBom1.2.pri, whole genome shotgun sequence genomic DNA:
- the CREG1 gene encoding protein CREG1 yields the protein MSRTNAFLGILVLAVLCVRSPCSASLIPPRNDTARVARYVVHHCDWGAMATISSHESVRGQPFANVFSVSDGPLRASTGVPYLYLTLMEISVQDLQVNPNASITLSLAQTHYCKKEGYDPQSPLCAHVILSGAIQKVDDTETDAAKLALFSRHPEMASWPRDHNWFFAKLNITNIWVLDYFGGIKTVTPDEYYKAKP from the exons ATGTCACGGACGAACGCTTTTCTCGGTATCTTGGTCCTGGCCGTGCTATGTGTGCGGTCTCCGTGCTCCGCTTCCCTCATACCGCCACGGAATGACACCGCCCGGGTGGCTCGCTATGTGGTGCATCACTGTGACTGGGGTGCAATGGCCACCATCTCTTCACACGAGTCTGTCAGGGGACAGCCTTTCGCTAACGTGTTCTCTGTGAGCGATGGGCCCCTGAGGGCCAGCACCGGAGTGCCATACCTGTACCTCACACTCATGGAAATCTCCGTGCAGGACTTGCAG gtgAACCCAAATGCGTCTATAACGTTGTCATTGGCTCAGACCCATTACTGCAAAAAAGAAGGCTATGACCCTCAGAGCCCACTGTGTGCCCATGTTATACTGTCTGGGGCCATTCAGAAG GTGGATGACACCGAGACCGACGCCGCCAAGTTAGCTTTGTTCAGCCGGCACCCCGAAATGGCCAGCTGGCCCCGTGACCACAACTGGTTCTTCGCCAAACTCAACATCACAAACATCTGGGTGCTGGACTATTTTGGTGGAATCAAGACTGTGACACCAGACGAATATTACAAAGCAAAACCTTA A